The Girardinichthys multiradiatus isolate DD_20200921_A chromosome 11, DD_fGirMul_XY1, whole genome shotgun sequence DNA window TAGGGCACACCACTGGAGATGTCAGCGTAAAAGGCATTAATCTTCAAGGATTTATAGCAAACCTTTATACATTTTTCAGCATTGCTCTTGCAATTCAATTATCAgttataattattaatttatttttaaaattcagtGCTGTTCTACAGCAGTCATCTTTATTCCCAGGCTTTTGGAGTCTTTTAACCCTAAACTCTCTTCTCTCACAGACAACACACAGCATCGTCTCTTGTTGACTCGTCACTCTCCTTCCCCTCTTCCCCCAGTAAGACTCGGATTCCCACGTTGCAACAATGGTGGTCATGAAGATGAAGTTCCCCTTCCAAAAACGAGTGAAGCTGGCCCAGGGACTGTGGCTCCTCTCCTGGTGTGCCACGGTCGCCGGGGCCACGACCTTCACCCTGGGGTGCCTCCTAAAAACGGAGCTCCGCAGGAGAGCAGAGGTACGTGCTGGAGTGATGtctgttaaattatttttatgataTAATATTATACATTATAATTGCTTGAAAGTGGTAAAATTTTACTTAGAGCTTCATTGCAAGAATTTTTTATATGAAAGGTGAAATTATAATAAATGTTCTGTGTATccatattaaaaagaaaatgtatgggCGTGACGCTGGTGGTGTAGAGGTTAAGTGCGCGAcgacatatagaggctatagtcctcaaaacggccgtcccgggttcgagtcacGGACCCAGCGagctttgccgaatgtctccccctctctttgcccctctttcctgtctacttactatcaaaaaatttaaaataaaggcctctagtgctgaaaaaaaaaaaaaaaaaaagaagaaaatgtataaaatcatTGCTGAAACTGTTGGAATGAAATAACAGGTACTATTTAAATAAGCCCAACTAATTATGCTAAACCCACTCTCTAATGTCGTGTAGTAATGCATCTGAacaattatttgttttgcagGCTTTAGGATAATGTTGCTCAGTAACTTACATACAAAGTATCAGTGCATCTGACAAATAGTTTTAGAATTACACAAATTAATTGAtacaataaaaaatcataattaacttTCAATCAAAAAAGGTATACAGACCTGTGACCCACTTTGGTCTGACTAATCATTTAATAAATCAGGCCCTGTCAGTCTCAATCAAACTAATCCCTAATTCGGAAGGCTGTCATGTCTGCATTAAATAAACCAGTTATTTGATCTTACTCATATTTTTCTTGATTCAACTTAAAATATTTACTTAATATAGTAACTTACACTCAACTGCAACGTTAAGAGAGCAAATGTCAGTTATGTCATGTTACTGATCATTTAAATGTTCTGATAACATACAGGAACACTGTACAAATAGTCAAGTATGGCAGTGGAAGTTTTATGTTGTGGGACTGTGTTGATATCAGTGATACTGGGTCAAGAAGTATgtagtttacattttattattacagAAATACATCTTATCCTGAGTTATTTAacccccatccatccatctttagcAAATACAGTTATTGTACGTCTCTGTTGCCTTTGGAAAGCTCAGTAGGCTGTATTCAAACCACATGTGGGTTATATATTCACATGTTTAATCATTTTATAGAGGATGTGCAAGCTGTTGCAAACAGTAACAGAAGAGTCTGAACCTGTTCTTATTTAAGAGCAAACTTTCCCATTGTTTTCTGCAGCACCACCCAGTGGTCAAATGGTGTTTCTCTGGGAAGTCTCTTCCAGCACTAATGCAGAGCACATATGCGACTTTAAGGTCACAAAGGCAGTTGCTAAATTGTGATCTCACTTCAACATATTGAAAATCCAGACGTCATCTCTAGGGTCTGAAGATCATGTGTACAAATGTTTGGCAGAGAATAAAAAAGAgatgtgaaaataattttaattatgtAATTTTTAATATGACTTCAGCAAATCAGAAATTAACAGTTTTGGATAATACTTGATCAAACTGCCATTTATTGTTTGAAAGTCCATCAAATTAATCAAAGGTTTTGTGGCATAAATGTTCAAAGTGCTTCAAAGTTGGAACATTTGTAAAGGTTTTACCAAAGATAAGAAGGACTACCATGGTAACGAATAGTTGCTAACTGTTTTTCCTTGTTTGGCTCTATTAGACCTATATGAGTGACAGACAATAAAGATGTAGATATTAGGGACATATTGTTGTGCATTATCTCTTTGTGGAAACATACAACCAGTAGCATATTTTCatataatgtttttaataattgcACATAATTGTAAGAAgatatattttgttgcacaatgTTCACAATCAAATTAACCTAACTAATGTAATTCACATTTTCTATGGCCGGCTTTTAGGTAATGGATAACACAGACATACATATTGTGCCCAACACCCTCATGATCGTTGGCCTGGCTTCCTTGGGCATCAACTACTTTGCATCAAAGATCTGTCAGGATGCCTTGGACGCAGGGCGATTCCCTCGCTGGAAGAACTTCCTGAAGCCCTACTTCGCTGTCTCTTGCTTCTTCACCGTGCTCATGCTGCTAGCCGTCATCATGAGCTACGCGATGAAGGGCAGTCTGGAGTCCTCTCTGAAGCTTGGCCTGAGGAACGGCATCCGCTTCTACAAGGACACGGACACCCCCGGACGCTGCTTCCAGAAGCAGAACATCGACCGCCTGCAGATGGAGTTCCAGTGCTGTGGAAATAATGATTTCAGAGACTGGTTTGAGGTCCAGTGGATCAGCAACCGCTACCTTGATTTCAGCTCCAAGGAAGTGAAAGAGTAAGTAGATGAAACCAACAGGGCTCCTCATGAagatatttttatggagaactGTTTATAAGTTAGAAATCTCTTACTTCTTTTCTTAGTCGCATCAAGAGCAATGTAGACGGACGTTACCTGGTGGATGGAGTCCCATTCAGTTGCTGTAACCCCAGGTCTCCACGACCATGCATCCAGTATCGCCTGACCAACAACTCAGCTCACTACAACTACGACTACCAAACTGAGGAGCTCAACATCTACCTTAGAGGCTGCAGAGAGGCCCTGGTCAACTACTACATGGGGTTGATGAACACCATTGGGGCTGGAGTGTTGTCAGTCTTCCTCCTACAGGTAAAATTGGAAAGAGGTTCATGTTGACTGCCACTAATTTCAGACAGACGTTTCCATGAGTTTGATTAAGAGGAGAGTGAGAAGATAGCACTGACTTTCTGATCATTGGTAGACACGAAATAAAGTCCCGGATTGTGGCAAATTGCGTTAATATTTACATTGCAAACATATAATTGCTTCCTCCATTTCTTTCCCCGCCTCAGGCCTCTGTGTTGGTGAGCTTGCGCTTCTTGCAGACTGCCATGGAAGCAGTTGCAGGGAAGGAGAACACAGAGATCGAGACAGAAGGGTACTTGCTGGAGAATGGAGTGAAGGAAACCATGATGGAGTACCTGAACCCCGTGCTCACGTTCCTCTTGCTTAAAAACCAGGTGCAGGAAGGCGAAGAGACAACCCCTGGCCCTGCATCCACCTAAACCGCACACCATATAAACacatgtaaataatttttacagAGATATGtgataatttatttcaatttaaaaaagagGCATTTAAATAACAAATTTCTATGAATTTCACAACATTAGAcatagtatttttttattgtcagttGACGATGCCAGTTGTGATTATTCAGAATGGTTTTCCAATTAAAATTCCACCTTGggatttttattacaaataaaggaaggacaaaagttacaataaacagaacatttaaagaatTTTCTGGAAATAACATTCTCAAATTAAAGTACCACTTTAAAACTTCTTCCTATTTTTCCTGTTACTAACTATACATTAATGGTAATCTATTATTGTTGTACTGTATGCGGTTATTTCTTTCGAAAGTGATCTGCACTACTATTTGCGTTCATACAACCCTTGTTTCTTGTCAAAAGCAATAAAGCAGGCACACTTCAACCAGTGATAAAGCAGTATTTGATGAGGCAGTGTACACATATGATATTTGGTCTTAtgaaaacaaagatgtaaagCTGACTGTAGAGAGACATGAGGCACAATGCTCCGCTGCGTAACAGGACTATGACATAATTTAACAGATGACTTATTAAAGTTTGAAGTTACTAAATGCCTTATGGAGTGGCgtcccttttccttttttctctcatGTAAATAAAGCACATGCAAATATTGTAATATATTCCTGTTCATGCTGAGTCTTCCAGCCTGCATTTCTGTTCTTGCTTCTCCTCTCCTATGAAGAAATAGGA harbors:
- the rom1a gene encoding rod outer segment membrane protein 1a is translated as MVVMKMKFPFQKRVKLAQGLWLLSWCATVAGATTFTLGCLLKTELRRRAEVMDNTDIHIVPNTLMIVGLASLGINYFASKICQDALDAGRFPRWKNFLKPYFAVSCFFTVLMLLAVIMSYAMKGSLESSLKLGLRNGIRFYKDTDTPGRCFQKQNIDRLQMEFQCCGNNDFRDWFEVQWISNRYLDFSSKEVKDRIKSNVDGRYLVDGVPFSCCNPRSPRPCIQYRLTNNSAHYNYDYQTEELNIYLRGCREALVNYYMGLMNTIGAGVLSVFLLQASVLVSLRFLQTAMEAVAGKENTEIETEGYLLENGVKETMMEYLNPVLTFLLLKNQVQEGEETTPGPAST